A genomic window from Glycine soja cultivar W05 chromosome 10, ASM419377v2, whole genome shotgun sequence includes:
- the LOC114370298 gene encoding uncharacterized protein LOC114370298 yields MEEQEKGLSGVSETTVTHEEKVRVETLEGSVDCRGVVLMEGSFTADLVGEGGACNGKEVMVEVLGSDLYIDGDCTHENGDELSGGGSIDGGEGLVKDVGSGGVGGGDSRCLESEEDRSENVGMELDSVVLGREERDEAVVGSGEVDAPSLLEESVLDSRAQKEVGTEVSNVEDPSVVDVEVECTNAPDAEASDHEVNNALGCLLVGENVQVSSDTGQGVDKDSTIEEELNKNVSDAEKCGLHKGIEVEAGGQPEAESTKTTNHTSEIEGEDTQIDDQDNLALMDAGHEEIYDESNIRPNVEVQTGISEQVGSNGGQEFEVEVEEFIEAEQRKVEGRVTRRSSLMKSMCLESLHNARYLLPIEKEGEFSVSDMVWGKVRSHPWWPGQIFDPSDSSEKAMKHYKKDCHLVAYFGDRTFAWNEESQLKPFRTHFSSIEKQSTSESFQNAVDCAVDEVTRRAEYGLACSCIPKDTYDSIKFQTVENTGIRSELSARHGVDESLNASSFSPGNLVEYLKTLSALPTGGFDRLELEIAKAQLLSFYRFKGYSCLPELQYCGGFDDDMDSLVHDDENNHAAPVSKNDGQAGSGNLKNQSSSHRKRKHNLKDIMHETKKERSLSELMGGTPDSPDGDYWSEEKVIDNLVSPGRSKKRRTVDHYADDFGKPDGRKTISVAKVSNTTKPSFLIGDRIRRVASKLTGSPSTVKSSGDRSQKTDGSTDGFSGNGTDFSFEEAQRSSMAAPTEYSSLDNLLSSLHLVAQEPLGDYNFLNPIVSFFSDFRNSIVVADDSVKGIFCKEKVGTKRKKVPPAGLPESFEFDDMSDTYWTDRVIDDGSEVKPVQLSQPSQPARRNRKKDHQLVPAEPGKPVQVSHRPYSKKHYSNNNHIEAPAKPPGYIDENAPAELVMNFAELGSVPSETNLNKMFRHFGPLKEAETEVDTVSSRARVVFKKCVDAEVACSSAQKFNIFGSILVNYQLNYTPSALFKASSVATTQDQEMHLDLSNFEVHMIGSVDDDVAAKFG; encoded by the exons ATGGAGGAACAAGAGAAGGGTTTGTCTGGAGTATCAGAAACCACAGTGACTCACGAGGAGAAAGTGAGGGTTGAAACCCTAGAAGGGTCTGTGGATTGTCGGGGTGTAGTTCTGATGGAGGGTTCATTCACTGCAGACTTGGTTGGGGAGGGTGGGGCTTGTAATGGGAAGGAAGTAATGGTGGAGGTTTTGGGGTCTGATTTGTACATAGATGGTGATTGCACTCATGAGAATGGTGATGAGTTGAGTGGTGGTGGATCAATTGATGGCGGGGAAGGTTTGGTTAAGGACGTGGGGTCTGGAGGGGTAGGCGGTGGGGACTCTCGGTGTTTGGAATCCGAAGAAGATAGGAGTGAGAATGTAGGAATGGAGTTGGATAGTGTGGTGTTGGGGAGGGAAGAGAGGGATGAAGCAGTAGTTGGAAGTGGAGAAGTTGATGCTCCATCTTTACTGGAGGAGTCTGTTTTGGATAGTAGAGCTCAGAAAGAAGTGGGGACTGAGGTTAGCAATGTTGAAGATCCTAGTGTGGTGGACGTTGAGGTTGAGTGCACAAATGCACCAGATGCCGAGGCCTCAGATCACGAGGTGAATAATGCTTTAGGATGCCTGTTAGTAGGAGAGAATGTACAAGTTAGTTCAGATACAGGGCAGGGAGTTGATAAGGATTCAACAATAGAAGAAGAATTAAACAAGAATGTTTCTGATGCTGAAAAATGTGGTTTGCATAAGGGGATAGAAGTAGAAGCTGGAGGTCAACCAGAAGCAGAAAGTACTAAAACAACGAACCACACTTCAGAGATTGAAG GAGAAGACACTCAAATTGATGACCAGGATAACCTTGCACTGATGGACGCTGGACATGAAGAAATCTATGATGAGTCTAATATTAGGCCAAATGTTGAAGTACAAACTGGCATTTCTGAGCAGGTTGGTTCAAATGGAGGTCAGGAATTTGAAGTTGAAGTTGAAGAATTTATTGAAGCTGAACAGAGAAAAGTAGAGGGAAGAGTCACGAGACGTTCATCATTAATGAAGTCAATGTGTTTGGAATCATTGCATAATGCAAGATATTTGCTACCGATAGAAAAGGAAGGTGAGTTTTCTGTGTCTGATATGGTTTGGGGAAAGGTGAGAAGCCACCCATGGTGGCCTGGACAGATATTTGATCCCTCAGATTCATCTGAGAAGGCAATGAAGCATTATAAAAAGGACTGCCATTTGGTAGCATATTTTGGGGATAGAACATTTGCATGGAATGAAGAATCCCAGCTAAAACCTTTTAGGACACATTTCTCCTCCATTGAAAAGCAGAGCACTTCAGAATCATTTCAGAATGCTGTAGATTGTGCTGTGGATGAAGTCACAAGACGAGCCGAATATGGGCTGGCATGTTCTTGTATACCTAAAGATACCTATGACTCAATTAAATTCCAGACGGTAGAAAACACTGGGATTCGATCAGAACTAAGTGCCAGACATGGGGTGGATGAATCTCTAAATGCCAGCTCTTTTTCACCTGGTAATCTTGTAGAATACTTGAAAACACTGTCTGCATTGCCAACTGGTGGGTTTGATCGTTTAGAGCTTGAGATTGCTAAGGCTCAACTGCTTTCATTCTATCGCTTTAAAGGTTACTCGTGCTTGCCAGAATTACAATATTGTGgaggttttgatgatgacatggACTCCTTAGTTCATGATGATGAGAATAATCATGCAGCGCCTGTAAGCAAGAATGATGGTCAAGCTGGTTCTGGAAATTTAAAAAACCAAAGCAGCTCTCACCGTAAACGGAAACATAATTTGAAGGATATTATGCATGaaacaaagaaggaaagaagCTTGTCAGAACTAATGGGTGGGACTCCAGACTCTCCTGATGGTGATTATTGGTCTGAGGAGAAGGTAATTGATAATCTGGTTTCACCTGGCCGTTCCAAGAAAAGGAGGACTGTTGATCACTATGCTGATGACTTTGGGAAGCCAGATGGAAGAAAAACAATTTCTGTTGCAAAAGTTTCTAATACCACAAAGCCGTCATTTTTAATTGGTGACCGTATTCGTAGGGTTGCTAGTAAACTTACTGGTTCACCCTCTACGGTGAAGAGTTCTGGTGACCGGTCTCAAAAGACAGATGGAAGCActgatggtttttctgggaaTGGAACTGATTTTTCTTTTGAGGAGGCTCAGAGGTCAAGTATGGCTGCTCCAACAGAGTATTCATCTCTGGACAATTTGCTATCTTCACTTCATTTGGTGGCACAAGAACCCCTTGGAGATTACAACTTCCTGAATCCTATTGTAAGCTTCTTCTCTGATTTCAGGAATTCGATAGTTGTGGCTGATGATTCTGTAAAAGGTAtcttttgtaaagaaaaagttGGTACTAAAAGGAAGAAAGTGCCCCCAGCTGGATTGCCTGaatcatttgaatttgatgaTATGAGTGACACATATTGGACAGACAGGGTCATTGACGATGGCAGTGAAGTGAAACCAGTGCAACTGTCACAACCATCACAACCAGCACGGAGAAACAGGAAAAAAGACCATCAACTTGTTCCTGCTGAGCCAGGGAAGCCTGTTCAAGTTAGTCATAGGCCATATTCCAAGAAACACTATTCTAACAACAATCATATTGAGGCTCCTGCAAAACCTCCTGGTTATATAGATGAGAATGCCCCTGCTGAACTTGTTATGAACTTTGCTGAGTTGGGTTCTGTTCCCTCAGAAACAAACCTAAACAAAATGTTTAGGCATTTTGGACCTCTAAAGGAAGCAGAGACAGAAGTTGATACAGTAAGCAGCCGGGCAAGAGTGGTTTTTAAAAAGTGTGTTGATGCAGAGGTTGCTTGTAGTAGTGCTCAAAAGTTCAACATATTTGGTTCAATACTTGTAAATTACCAGCTTAATTATACTCCTAGTGCATTGTTCAAAGCTTCGTCTGTTGCCACAACACAGGACCAGGAGATGCATCTTGATCTCTCCAATTTTGAAGTTCATATGATTG GGAGTGTTGATGATGATGTGGCGGCTAAGTTTGGCTGA